In Oryzias latipes chromosome 6, ASM223467v1, the sequence CTCTGGGATCACCAGCACCCTCTGCCTTAAGGCATGCAAACTGCCTGCCTCACCTTGTGTATTTCTAATGTTCCTTTTTGGCggataaaaaagactaaatgagtCACTGGCACCAATGTAATCAGACAATTGGTGAGAATGATGATAGAAAGATTGAAACAGTAAAGTGCATGTATCAGCTCTAGCTCCACTCAGTGTGTGAGGCGCAGTCTGGGTGCAGGGTAGGCTCGGGCGGCTGGTGCCTCACCTGCCGCTTTCACGTGTATTCAAACAGAAAATTCTATAATttgttacttctttttttttatcaaataaatgttgaaaaccCACAGAAAAGGTAATCATAGAacagacatgtttaaaaaaacattttttattttatatttttaataataaaaaagtatattgATCTTTTAATTTATGTATATAGTTCTTAAAGCCAGATTTTGCAGGTGCGGctctgcctcacctgcctcccctgactgcacgtcactggtttTGACTGCTTTTCTTGTTCCAATATTCAAATAATAATAtgtaatatgtattttttttctaaacattctGTTTCCAGATTATCAGAAAGTTGCTTCCTTCATGCTCCTCCACCTCACATCCAAGTTCTTGGATGTTTCTTAAGTGACAGTAAACACATATTACCTGTACTCAACTTTTCTCCTATTAAACATGAACTGAAACATCCTTGACTCTTTAAGTCCTAATTTTCTTAAGGCAGTGAAGATCAATGAGGAGCTTTATTAGAACAGTAGAAAAGATGCAAACTCAGCTTCAAATTAATTGTGGTTAATGCAGCTGCCAAATATCGTCATTTATTAATACAAAATTGTAACGGTGACAATTATTTTATGtatcttttgtaaaagtgtcAGGTTTTTCCATTATTCTGAGTTGGCATATTTTCTGTTTGAACACAAGGTGGCATCAGATTCCTAAAAATGAGTAAACAATCTTTCCAATGATTTGGTAATGGAGTTTTATCATAATAAATTACCATATTGGAGCAATCagcttcacaaaaacattttgctgtGACTCCCTGATCATAAGAAGGTCTAGCTGTTTCACTTTGGGGCTGTCATGTTTTCTACTTTgccttaaataaaaaagtacctattttgtcatttttaggtgcattatttttgtttatttattattattattactattttcaaaaagtttttcagTCTGTGATGTGACCACCATAAGTgacacagcagaaccacatgCTCAGGAAAAGATTAAAGAATTAAAGGATCACAGAAGGAGATAAAGTGCAGACAGACGGTCTGTTTATATAGGAACTATGTGGAACAGAGaggtaaaaataaacacaaataacaaccactcaataattaaaaaaagaaaactcgcTGAACTTGCggggaaaaaaactgacagaaaaatataattttattagAAATGATAAGgctttgtcttttgtttatACCTGGTTTGGATACAATTTGGTTTGTTGACTTCAGTGTTGCCTTTTGGGAGCTTAGGGGAGGGAACTTTGCTTACAGGAATTTGTCCATGTTCATCTGAGCCGGTGTTTGTCAGATATGATGTGTGTAATTGAAAAAATGTGCAGACTCTGGCTAGTGTGTGTCGGCTTGCTGAAGCTCTTTTGTTTGGTGACGAGTCAGAATTTGGCGTGCTTCTAAAGCTTTGTCAGTCAAGACTGTTGTGATGGGGGGGAATGTTCCCACCAAAGCCGGGAACAAAGAAGTCAGCTCTGCTCCAGCTTTAGGTCCTGGACCAAACATTCGCTGCAGCTTTAGAGCTGGACTCAAGGTGTGAAGCTGTGTCAGTATAATAGGTTAGACTGCTTTTAAATGGGCTTTTTTCTGCCATTATCTTCAATCTAAAGGTGCAAGAATCACATATTAGTAATTTATGACTCATCTGGTTCCAGTTAAAGCATAaaattttatgatcattttgcATATTAAGTATTGCTTCAGAAAAATTTGCTGCATTCTGACCTTTTTTCCACATAATGTTGATTCAAATGCAAGTTTTAGTAAATTTAGATAACTATTTTAGTCTTTAAAGCGACTTGAGCCATGCACACAAGAATATATGACATTTTCATCATGATaatcctatttttatttatcgtAGATGAAGCTGCCGACAAATATTTGTGCTCAAGACCCAATCTACATTTGCCCTTTTAAAAATATGCTGGGGAAAAAACTTAAGGAATAAACTACATGCAAATAAATGTCTTTCAGTATTAATTTTCAAATACAGGAGGTTAATAAGTCaattaaagtgaaattaaatcagccaaaaatgaaaatgaattgaGACATTCAAAATTACTATCAGTCAAAAGGCATTTAAGGCCTTAAGAGGCCCACTAAGAGTCGTTTTCCAAATGGAAGTCCAGCAATTGTGCGTCAGTGGCGCTTtggaaacatttacaaaagagAGCTGTATTGCTCACTTGGCTGCACTTCTATAAAACCTTCAATTATAATAATCTGCCAAGTGGACTCCGTACGAATTCCAGCAGAATGCGGCAAAAGCTTGCTCTGCGAGGAATGACGAAAGGATGGTGGGTGGATGAAAACATAGAGATTCATTGCTTGCTGTGCAGCTCTACACTCTGACCGCTAGTCCTGCCCCTTTGAGGATCTGGAGTTTGTTTTCTTGTCATATCTTTGGTCAGGGAAACTTTTACAGTCCCATACTTGTCAGAATAATCTTTTATTCATGGGGAAATGAGTGTTAGCAgcatttttgaaaacttttttacaAGTTTCTCAGCTTCAAATGATCAAACCAAGAGATACAAACAAAATGATATTGTGTACATCtcttaattaagaaaaaatctatcttaaatttgttaaactaaataaaaaatactttaaagcgTAAATATTGAGGCTCCAATTATTACTTTATTAGCAGAATTGTAGCTAAAGCTTGTGCAGCAGTGAATCCTTTGCCTGGTTACGATGTCTAGCCCTTTACTGGAGGGCTGAATTAAATTTAGAGTCCATTAGATGCTTTGAATATGTTACCACAGCAGCTTAATGGATCCAGTGTCTCCTGGTTGATTGTGCAGCCATTTCATTGACCTCACTCCTGCAGCGGCTAAAGTAACtctgtgaagaagaaaaacaatttcaggATAAAAAGTGTCAGGAAAACTACTGCAGCCATAACTTAACTGAAGTGAGTGTCCGTCCTCGCTTGGGGATTTTCCACTGACGCAGCACGATTGTCCTCCCCTTTATCCATGCAGCAATAATAGTTTAAATGCGCAGAGAGGTTCATCTTAAAGTTAGGGAAGATTTGTGAGTGGCTGCAATCGACAAACTTGTCATCAtagtctgcagctgcaggaagcaGCCAAATCTGTTTCTTACGTATTTTTGCAATTCAACTCATTCTTGTaatttaaagacacaaaaaattTACTAAGTGCAGAATTGTGTTGTTCCTGTGCTGTTCTTATCATCACAGTCGTCACAGATTGTTCAAATTAATACAACTGTTTattgtgttcttgttttttttctgactgtttcttgGTCTTCTTGGTCTACTTCACAGGACTTTTAGGAGACAGAAGTGACTAGAAGGGACTTTGCAACTTCTGAAAAGCTGAAATAAGCCAGAAAGGGCGAGCTAAGTCTTCAGAGACATGGTCGTCATTGAACAGGATGCGTGCCATTTAGACAGAGCCATAGAGCATCTGTCCAAGTCAAGAAACAAACCTCAGAACTGACTAGTACACACAGTTATTGCTGTATTATGTAATACTACTTTCCTTCTAATGTGGTGGTGTGGGATCCATCTTTGTTTTGGGTGTTTCTGCAAGGCTAATGCCATTGCCATGAGTCACAGAGCAGAGGGGCCTTGAGGGGGGTTCGGATCGCCCACAGCTTGGCCTTTATCctatctgctgcagcagagccTCACCACAATGCTGAGACTATTCACAGATGAACTCTGGGCCTGAGCACGACTAAGGGGGTCTTTATGAAGACCAGGTCCAGGCATGTCGTAGCAAATCTGTTCAGCTTTAGATTTCAGAATTATCAACCTGTTTCCAATATTCaagaatatacttttttttttcatttctccctGTTATTCTTTGAACTCTGCACCTCGAGCAAGGTTGAGTGCTTCCAGGAAATCTGCAGGAAGCCATTTTTCTCATTACCAGAGAGAAAGAAATTACACATCATTACAATTTACTTTCCActttctctgtaaaaaaaataggctCATGTTTATGGCTCTGATCACCTCTAAGTCCAAAACTGTGGGAAAAAAACGCATTTGCTGCGTTAAAAGCCCTTCATTATTTTCACTATGAAAATTTACTGACATGACCTGCTTGCATGACAAAAGAAATCTGTCATGCATCATGCCTGTAGAAGATCTGCCATTGGTGATCTAAGCGCTGAAGTAAGACAAACTTTAGCTTATATGAAGTGTGGAGATGACGGAAGACAGGATGATGATGACAAAGATTTATTACAGGTCACACACACATCAATGGTGTTTGCAAAGGTCGCCACCTGATCGAAACGTTTGAAAACTCTGGACTGAGCACATTGGACCAGAAACaagaaggaaggagaggggACGCCTGTCCATTCCTGTCCTGTCATTTTTAGTTTCTGCCACATCTCTAGAGCTCTGTTAGCTCGCTAATCTTGGAAAGGGCAGTGTGCAGAGCCACTTTCCCTGGTGTAAAATATCACACTGGCTGACTTTTTGTTTCTTGGATGGAAGCTGACAGATGGGCATCAGAAATTGGAAAGAaatcagaaatgtatttatctgcgtcctcattttttttaaatagcattttATTTCTTAGAAGATAAGTAAAAATTAACAGAAATTCAATCTAAAACAGAATTCTGCTAATATAATCTGTCTGTGTCACAGTCAATGCACTAATAGTAGGGACtggcttttctctttttgtggaCATGGTGCGCGTGGCATACATTTGCAACATGAGCTTGGTTTTGTCGTCATATAAAAATACTCTGGTAAAGGGACCCGGCCTCATTCTAGTGAGGACATGTTTACAAGTTGAGCTGGCTGGTTGCTGTGTTGCTTTGTTGTTGCTATCTGAGGTGTAGAGGGGTCCAAATACGACAGGGTATATCAGGATTCAGTCTCTGTGCACGACAGGCAGCTCTTCACCTTTCAGATGTGTCCTAACCCAGAGCTGATGGGTCATGAGAGtgtcttttaatttttgtcaGCATGGCAGCTTTTTCCCTTCCAGAGGAAAGCTGCTGTATGTCGTACGTAGCGCTCACAGGTcactaaaaacaaagaacaatgtACTACACACCAGCACACGTTTGACTTTTCCACGTTTTCCTGTGAAGTAATGCTGAGAGAGGCCATCCATTACATCAACCCTAGCAACGGCGAAAACATCCAAGGGGCCAGATGGATCTGTTCCAGATTACCAGTGTTTTGCTTTCCCCTGTGAAGAGGGAAAGCTTTTCACTCCACCTCCCTGCTTCAAGTCTtcagttctgttgttttttattaaagcagAAACATGAGGCAGCTTTTACCTGCTATCTTGAGTAATATGCTCTGTCATCCACatattgtgtcatttttatatgttttgattAAGCAGACTTTTGCTACAGTAGATCCCCAAAGTCTTTTCAGCTTTAATGGGGAGTGGTAAACATAGCTGTTTTCTAAACCTTGGATTGCTTAACTGGTTATTTTGATATGTTTAGTGCAGCCACGGGTTGCTAGGTAGTATTTCTTCCCCTGCTGAAGGAAAGTTACACCCCTTATCTTGAACTGATCGTTATCTGCTGTCATTCAATTTGGGTATTATTTTTAGGGCCTGAGCTTGTCATATGCTGCTCAACACAAGAAAAGAAAGCTGCAgagaagtaaaaataataaaaaagtttgacAGACTTGGTCTTTTATTTCATGCCAATTCATCTTTAAGAAAGCTTTCAAATCAAGGACAAAAGACAGTGATTAAAGTATCACTTTGTAAAATACTGTCTCATCCCTGGATGTGGGTGTTGTTGTTAAGCTTTATTTAGtgaaggaggggaaaaaatccaTCTCCTAAAGAAAACTTAAGACCATCAGACTAGAAATTGTTCCCTTTAAAGCTTTTATAAAGATGAAATTAAGTCTGGCCCCCAGGaaacaaagtttgaaaaaataaggCGTGGCTCCAGACTTAAACATTATTGTGAAATTTTATCCTAGACCACTTAAACAATTTATGTTTGGCAATACATAATCCAGTTATTCATAAATTACTGACACAACAATGTACAGAGAAGCATTCCATGTGTTTTAGTAATGCAATCATCATGCACTGCTGTTTGGTTTTAATCCCACATTTTCTATTTAATCTCCAGCTGTAACATtaaactctctctctctctctctacatATATATGtgagttaaataaaatatactattaataaaaaaaactccaaccaaaattttctttttttatgttttaatcgtttagagatttttgttttcaaccaagatttggaaacaaaacataaatcaaagcaaaatgttttttctgcagaaatgtaataattaaacaggaaaaatatcaattcagttttaatgaaaaaatccATCATGCATGCATATTCTAAGTGAAAACTTCTGTTAAACTTGGGGAATGGCACATGGTGTCATTACATTAATAGAGATAATTGAAGATCATTGTTGTGAGTAagcctgtttttctttaaatgcagTTAAAGAACTTCAAGACAATCCTAAATAAACGTGTCTAtctatacatttttacatttaacaaccttgtttttaaaagcaaacgTGTCAAATGTAAATGATAGAAACCagcagagaaaatgttcaaCTGCGTAACATCCACACCACACAACAAACACCAGTGAGCACTCAGATTCCCTAAGCTGATGTTCCAAAAATAGTCAGTGTCATAAACGAACTCTTTAGTAAGAGCAAAGTTGAACCCTTAAAGCAAACACTGTGACAGCAAACCATGTTGGGCGCGCACAGTTTTCTAGTAGTGTTCtgattttcccccaaaaaattcTGATTTCTACTGTAAGTCTTCAATCACAAGTTCAGAACAGTGTACACCTTTGAGGCGGGAGCATGCTACCTCCAGAGAGAGACAAACTTCCAAAAGATTTGTGACTTACCATTTGCTTAACTTCAAACAGACTTGTTCTATTTATTTAATAGTGTAACATGCTTTTAACGagccactcccatgaaaattttgtttttggtgtttttaacatgttcttgtagcatttttctgatgatggcgggcataaataaataaaattaagcctaaaattgtatTCCAAAgtatatctttattcaaatacctgtgaatcaggagcaggtgcacaaagctccatgctccgctccattctgatgcagccactcgcagacaaatagatccgtgttcGCCTTTGTtttctggcatctggctcaaaaccatacagctggacagctccaatgctgctcatcatttttgttgcaccggtaatgttaggttggaggtgcgaggggctgtaaactcAGACGCGTactgtgctgctctgcagaaactatgtcaggcataatcctaattaaaaaaacCCTAGttacgcttttaaaatagataaaaagatcatcggagtgggactttaatggtcaaaaaaggtttttccacTGATATTATTGGGATCTTCCTAtacttattttaataaaatggttTACAAAGCTTCATAACTCCAAGCACCATGTGTTTGTCTCCATTATACGATGATCAAAACTCTTTTTAATGAGGGGTGATTGGGTCCATTATAAACTGTGTTAGATCTCCATGCAGGTtagtacaaaaatatatattgaaaGATATTTAAAGAGTCTTTAAGGATAACATAGTTTTTTAACTTTCATCAGACTCTTTGCTTTTAGTaggattgttgtttttctcgaacaataaaagtaatttatagCTCACCTTTTATTGGTAACTCCAGCCAGAATTTCTCATTTCTTTACCAATTTGCTAGAACCAAATGcagttttatagtttttagTATTTACTTaacatgaaatgattttttttttggttgtttatttaCTTAGTTTTCTGAGGGACCTTCAAGGTAAAGTGTTGCAACTTTTTTCTCGTGAGAGATCTTCTCTGGTGTCTCCATCGTTTCAAACTGCAGCTCTTTGTCGGAGCTCGTCTCAGCACAACTGCTCTCGACATCCATCTGAAAAGTGAAGGACTTCTCCGGCAGCCCGAGTTTCACGTGTTTTTCAATCATTTCTGATGTTAACTTTCTTTCCTCGCTAAAGCCTTTGAAGTCATCACCGCCGACATGCTCGCTTTCCTCGAAAACCTTAATGCTGTAGCCTCCACCTGCTCCTCCACCTAAGGATTTCTCCAGAGCAAGGTTAGAAGATCTCAAAGCTGCCATGATCTGCTCTTCAGAAACATCTTCAGAATCCAGCAAACCAGAGTCTTCAAGGGTTTGGGACACATTAAGCTCTGCAACTACAGTCACTGTTCCATTGTCAGCTGACTGCTCCACCTTCTTGATAGCCACATTCTGTGGACTCTCACTGCTAACTTTTGTGAGGAAAGCCAGCTCCTCCCTTAGTGGTCCTGACACTGAGGTTTGGAGCTTCTCTAAAGCTCCCTTCAGCTGCTCTTTGGGCTCCAAAGACTCCTCCCTCAGGAATTCAAGGAAAGACTCCTGCACCTCCGGGGAGACGCGGACCTCCTCTTCAATGATGCACTCTGGAAAACTCTCCTTGCCAAATGAGCCATCCCCTGACATGTACTTGGACTCGTCACTTTCCTCAACAATAACTCTCCTCTGGGGAATACTTTCATCTTGATAATAGCGCTCATCTGACAGGTCATCAACAACTCCATAGTGGCCATAGGATGTTATTCCTCCTCCTTCTGGTTCAGAAAAGTTTTCGTCTGGTGTGGACACAAAATACTCTTGGACGTGGGAAAAATGTGGAGACCCATCTTCTCTTGGGACCTCATGGGCTTGCACTGATCTCCCACTAGACCAGTCTGTAGTGCTGAAGGAGGACTTCGTGCCATCATCACTCAGCCTTTCTTCTCGAACATCATGAGGGACATGCTCTAGCTCCTCGATTTGAAAGTATGTTGATGGCTCGTAGAAGCTCGGTTTGCTCTTTTGTTCAACCGCAGCCTCCTCGTCACTGTAAGACTCCATGGGTTCCTCGATGATCTCCACATTGACGGACCTGTTTTGTAGATTTTGTCCTCCTTGAATGCTGCTTATCAGACTCTTGATCATGCTCGCTGTTGCAGTATCATCCATGCTCTCTAGCGACACCTTCTTCACACCATGACTCAGGAGTTCTTCCAGGGCAGAATCTGCAGAAATGTCAAGCTCTTCTTCTACTTTGGACTCCAACACAATCTGGGTTTTTGTTCTGCCATCGTCTTCCTCACTTTTCTCAACATGATAGGTGACCTTAGAGTCTCCCGATGAACAGACCTTAGCCTCTAAACCTGCTGGTTTGATCACTTTCTCTATGATCTCCTCTACAGACACAGCGTCTAATATCTTCTTCTCAGTTGGACCTGTTGCAGTCTCTGCTTGATCTTTCTCTCTGAATGTATCATGCACACTGCCTCTCTCATTCTTCTCTAAAACCTGCTTTTTGCTTTCTGCCTCCTTTTTTGCTCCAAGAATAATTGCTGGAGCTGACACCACCCTTACCGATTTGGTCTCAGCTGTATGACTGATTCGTTTGTCCTCAGAGTCTGGTTTGAATATCCCAGTTTCCTGCTCTCCGGCtgttttttgcacatttctattttcttccttttcgaTTCGACCTGTTTGTTTATCTTTGACGGTGAGGGTTGGAGGAGCCGATGGGATGGAAGCAGCAGCTTGAGCTTTGTTGAATGAGATCATATCCCTTCTGGAAGCTGGGCTCTGATGCCGAGCCTTCCCAACAAGTGAAAATGGAACAACCCTTGGGGGACTCACGGAGCCAGAGGGAACCTTGGGGGATCTTCTCAGGTTCATCGGTGATGTGTACTTGATATCTGTGCGTTGTGACGAGGTCAGGAGGGAAGTTCTGGGGGAGTAGGTTTGGGCTGGAACCTTGATATCtaaaacacatattttaaaaaatcacattgtgtgttttctttgagAAAGTAAGTCACAGTAGTTTGTTTACCTATTATTCTTTCTCGTTGAGGTCTGTTAATCCTTTTATGAGCATCTTGCAGtccgtttttttcattttcaaggaGAGCTCTGATGAGAAAAGAAGGGTGTAGATTTTGGTGAAGACAGAATCAAACTAGACATTCAATAGAAACTGAATCATCGGCAATAAACATATACCTCACTAGACGACGCACATCATTCAGCTCTGCCATTTCAGCCCTCCTAAACTGAACTCAAGAGGTTTGATGAAATCTCTTGCCATAAAAGGCAGCATTCATCAAAAGCCAATCGGATTGTGCGCTGTTTCGAAAAGTCGGTTTATAATCAACTAAGACACCTCACCTTTTCTTGACCATGAATCAGCCATAACCAAAGTACACTAAAGAAGAGTAGCCTTTCTGGAGGGCGCCATTTGACTGACTAACCTAATAATAGCTACTCCAttttgtgtgtaggtgtgtgtgtgcatgagtgtgtgtgtggggggggaggGTCCACACTGTTGTCTATAAATGCCAAAGCAAAGCTGACTCGTAACTTATCCAACAACACACAGCAGCACCTTGTCTTTATGGGAGTATTCTGTTTATTCCAAAAGGACatagcaaaccaaatgtgtcacAGCAGAATCCATACGGAGTCACACTGGGGTAGAAGGTCCTTCAAACCTTTCTTGGAAATAATCTTTAGAAGACAAATAAGTTCAGGTTTTCACAAAAGTACTACTTCCATCATCTTAAAtctattataaaaaaattcCCAGGggcattttgccttttttaggcaaaatttaaaagcctgtgttgctttctaggacatagtttctgcagagcagcaggagttcatcagaaatttgcttctAAGTTGTGGCttagtaagcctgccctcatttcctaTCATCCCTTTTTTTATGCTCTTTCCTGCTAATTTGCACTccatcacacccccaacctaaaattaccgctgcaacacaaatggcgagcaatactggagctatccagctgtacagttttgagcctgatGCCGGCTCAAACAATGCATTCACTtgcatgtacgtctttgttttctcctcATCCAGGtactgttaggttgggggtgcgaGGGGATGTAAACTAGGCGGAGAGTGTGTAACCAGTTGGATTATGGGGTGTGATTTCTGTTAATAGAAATCTTAGTTGTGGAAGGGTCCATGGTTATTCACAACATCACCTCACAAAGAACTTAATGAAATATTGGAGGAAAAGCAGCTGATTTCCTCAAATATGACATTACAgaaggaaatgttttatttaatttgtggatttcaggaaatgaaaaagcaacgCCATGACTAATATCCTcttgaaaacatgtttgaaaaaaattccgtgtaattttattttgtagctaTCTTCTGTGatagagaaaaacatttctgtgctTCCTCATCAGGAGTGATTCCACAAAGTATGCTCTCAATAAAACATTCTTACCGCTTTTATGTCTCTGTGGTTCGGTTCAAGCATAATTGAGGGACTTTAGTGGTCACCATACACTTAAGGCACTTGCTAATAACTTCCCTCataatatttttgtattattattaataaaaaatggttgaaaagaaaaaacaaaaacaaaacattacctGTAAGCAGCCACCTCCATGCCCAGATCCATCTTCACCTGGAGAAGGTGCTGATGCTCCCTCATCTTCTCCGCCATAGCATCAGCCAGTGAGTTCCTCTCATGCTCCAACTGTTCAATGATCATCTAAAGaaacaatcataaaaaaaacacattttattgtactgctgacttaaaaacaaatgtgggACTGCTTCCAAATTTTGCGCATGCAAGTTTGGACTCAGAATTGAATCTTTACTTATTTTTAAGGTATGGGAACTTATTTTGACTTAGTGGACATGAATGGCAAAAGTAAGTCATTTATAACTGACCTTGTTGCCTGGAGCAACATCTTTAGGCGGCTAATGGGGATTTGTCAGACTGACATCTAATTGGTTTAAGTGGTTGAAGTAGTCTGTCAAGTTTAAAGTGCTCAGGAAGTGGAGCGACTTGCATAATCCCTTAATGCTGAGGTCATACATCGAATGCAAAAGCAATGGTTATGATGGTTGTAGTAATCAATGGAAATATCTTtctataaaatgcatttcaggcTATACGTGGATTAATTCTATTTGTTTGGGCAGTCTAGCTGGGCTGGGAAATGATGATTTATTTAGTTGGAGCAGGATGTGCCTTTAAGGGTGGTGGGTGTGGCTTTGGCCTCTGTTTTTGTCTCCATCACCCAAATACAcattgtttggttttattttggaattaggattttgttttttgtttttagagaaTGGACGTTAAAAGGCTATAATTAAATACTGCCTCTAATGTTGGCGTTGCACCTCACCTGATGTTCATTGAATTCTAGCTGGAATTTCTGCTGCATGGccatcagctgctcctccagacgCCTCTGGGTCTGCGCCTGTCTTTGCGTCTCCGTGCGCAGCTTCCCCAGCTCGGAGGAGTACATCATTTTCTCCGTCTTCATGTCACTCAGCCTCGCCTGGTCCTCTTGAATCGCTCGCTCCatctcctccaccttcctctGGTACATCTCAAACGTCTCAATCCATCCCTCTGACAGGCCGCGCGCATACTTCTGCACCTCTTCCACGGACACCACCGGCGCCCCACGGTGAGTTTGTGTGAGGAAGGGCGCCACTCGGGAATCCACCTGTCTGTGGAGGTGATGCACGTCCCGCCTGTGAGCCTCCTCCAAGCGCTTGCACTCGTCCTGCAGCTGGAGCAGGCGTTGCTGGAGCTCCCCGTTGATCTTGTGCGACTGCTGGAGCTCCTGCGCGCAGCTTTGCAGCTCCCCGCTCATGTCCCTGCACGCCTCGGTCTGCTCGCTGCACGCGGACTGCACCGTCTGCAGCTCCCGCCACAGCTTCTCCCGCTCCAGCTCAGCCTGGGACTTCTCAAAGGACAGCTGCTCCACCATCCTCCGCAGGTCGTGCATCTCCGCCCTGTAGTTTTGCTGCCATTCGGGGGTCTTCTTTACCTGCTTCAGGTGACTAATCTCAGTGATGAGAAGCGCGTTTTCCTGCTCCAGCTGCTGGGTTCGGGACAGGTACTGGGCGAGTCTGCtgttcagctcctgcagctgctgcttctcGCTGTCAAAAGTTCGCTTGAACGGAAGCATCGTTGCAGAAAAACCCAAGAAGAGCTGCGTTTCTCCCGAACGTCTCCTGCGCGCGCGCGTCTGCGGGGACAACTCTGATGTTAAACGGGATCCGTGCTCTTTGACAAGTGCAGGACGGGGGCGTGGTCACAGCCCGCATCAAACGAGGGTCCCAAGACCGGATCATCCTGCAGATGTTGTGCTGCATTCACGTGCTATCAGAACTACTAACATCCGAAAGATTTAGATTAGCACCCCTGTTTACAAAAGCAGTTCAGATTAATATTAGTTAGTACTTTAATGATATACATGCTAACTATTGCATTTATTTACCTTATCgtatctaataaaaaaatactgtggAATATGAATGTTATTTTAACTGCTTATCTTTCATCTATTTTTCAGACCTGTTGGAGACTActtttaatcaattttattt encodes:
- the synm gene encoding synemin, with amino-acid sequence MLPFKRTFDSEKQQLQELNSRLAQYLSRTQQLEQENALLITEISHLKQVKKTPEWQQNYRAEMHDLRRMVEQLSFEKSQAELEREKLWRELQTVQSACSEQTEACRDMSGELQSCAQELQQSHKINGELQQRLLQLQDECKRLEEAHRRDVHHLHRQVDSRVAPFLTQTHRGAPVVSVEEVQKYARGLSEGWIETFEMYQRKVEEMERAIQEDQARLSDMKTEKMMYSSELGKLRTETQRQAQTQRRLEEQLMAMQQKFQLEFNEHQMIIEQLEHERNSLADAMAEKMREHQHLLQVKMDLGMEVAAYRALLENEKNGLQDAHKRINRPQRERIIDIKVPAQTYSPRTSLLTSSQRTDIKYTSPMNLRRSPKVPSGSVSPPRVVPFSLVGKARHQSPASRRDMISFNKAQAAASIPSAPPTLTVKDKQTGRIEKEENRNVQKTAGEQETGIFKPDSEDKRISHTAETKSVRVVSAPAIILGAKKEAESKKQVLEKNERGSVHDTFREKDQAETATGPTEKKILDAVSVEEIIEKVIKPAGLEAKVCSSGDSKVTYHVEKSEEDDGRTKTQIVLESKVEEELDISADSALEELLSHGVKKVSLESMDDTATASMIKSLISSIQGGQNLQNRSVNVEIIEEPMESYSDEEAAVEQKSKPSFYEPSTYFQIEELEHVPHDVREERLSDDGTKSSFSTTDWSSGRSVQAHEVPREDGSPHFSHVQEYFVSTPDENFSEPEGGGITSYGHYGVVDDLSDERYYQDESIPQRRVIVEESDESKYMSGDGSFGKESFPECIIEEEVRVSPEVQESFLEFLREESLEPKEQLKGALEKLQTSVSGPLREELAFLTKVSSESPQNVAIKKVEQSADNGTVTVVAELNVSQTLEDSGLLDSEDVSEEQIMAALRSSNLALEKSLGGGAGGGYSIKVFEESEHVGGDDFKGFSEERKLTSEMIEKHVKLGLPEKSFTFQMDVESSCAETSSDKELQFETMETPEKISHEKKVATLYLEGPSEN